The Gasterosteus aculeatus chromosome 17, fGasAcu3.hap1.1, whole genome shotgun sequence genome includes a window with the following:
- the gdf5 gene encoding growth/differentiation factor 5 — MNVVTRLSLLLSCWTLIDLHPVLGSLSRTRPTEQHHHPAHLHRPGEAKGRTTGGGEREQAHGRTAGRVPVTAPGTWKPSPVNPARITRIRAQPPLIKGEKTVNRSRPAASSVPADRAQPLLQPRDAPASLARAWLPGGHARVKAHAPAGFSAHAAGKGVATAAAAVGGVASPGKELAKGASRASASAPVRTGPPQKPTRAQHAGLAAQRGVRGKAPKGSDREAPRGQPLVVPHDYMLSLYWSLSRGDLNSSAQHDAGLANTITSFVDKGQDERAPQLRRQRYLFNVSSLERDGLLGAELRILRRRPGPRGAPGGGVPAPCLKLYACASGKQPAAALQTKTAEDLLRWEVFDVWKVFRGLRNQQHSQQLCFELEALEQRGGRPVDLRALGFARPGRTTKEKAFFLAFGRSKKRDLFYNEIRARSGHDNKTVYEYLFTQRRTRRAPAARAAKKPPPPPPPPQHQVVKMQTRPRCHRRRLHVNFKEMGWDDWIIAPLEYEAFHCDGVCDFPIRSHLEPTNHAIIQTLMNSMDPESTPPTCCVPTRLSPISILYIDSANNVVYKQYEDMVVESCGCR, encoded by the exons ATGAACGTTGTGACGCGTCTCTCTCTTCTGCTGAGCTGCTGGACTCTCATCGACCTGCATCCCGTCCTCGGGTCGCTCAGCCGGACCAGACCGACcgagcagcaccaccaccccGCACATCTCCACCGGCCTGGAGAGGCAAAAGGGCGCACGACCGGCGGCGGGGAAAGAGAGCAAGCGCACGGAAGAACCGCGGGCAGGGTACCGGTGACTGCTCCGGGGACGTGGAAACCGTCCCCGGTAAACCCGGCGAGGATTACGCGCATCCGCGCGCAGCCTCCGCTAATCAAAGGCGAGAAGACGGTTAACAGAAGCCGCCCCGCTGCGTCCTCGGTGCCGGCGGACCGGGCACAACCGCTGCTGCAACCGCGGGACGCACCGGCCAGCTTAGCGCGCGCCTGGCTGCCCGGCGGACACGCTCGCGTTAAAGCGCACGCTCCCGCGGGGTTTAGCGCACATGCGGCAGGGAAGGGGGTCGCCACTGCGGCAGCTGCGGTCGGAGGAGTCGCCTCACCGGGGAAGGAGCTGGCAAAAGGTGCTTCCAGGGCCAGTGCATCTGCTCCAGTGCGCACGGGACCTCCCCAGAAACCCACCCGTGCGCAGCACGCGGGTCTGGCGGCGCAGCGGGGAGTCAGAGGAAAGGCCCCCAAAGGGAGCGACCGGGAGGCGCCTCGGGGACAGCCGCTGGTCGTTCCCCACGACTACATGCTGTCGCTGTACTGGTCCCTGTCCCGCGGGGACCTGAACAGCAGCGCCCAGCACGACGCGGGCCTGGCCAACACCATCACGAGCTTCGTGGATAAAGGacaag ATGAGCGGGCGCCTCAGCTCAGACGGCAGAGGTACCTCTTTAACGTCAGCTCCCTGGAGCGAGACGGGCTCCTGGGGGCCGAGCTGCGCATCCTGAGGAGGCGCCCCGGCCCTCGCGGGGCCCCCGGCGGAGGCGTCCCGGCCCCGTGCCTGAAGCTGTACGCCTGCGCGTCGGGGAAGCAGCCGGCCGCGGCGCTGCAGACGAAGACCGCCGAGGATCTGCTCCGCTGGGAAGTGTTCGACGTGTGGAAAGTCTTCCGGGGCCTCAGAAACCAGCAGCACTCCCAGCAGCTGTGCTTCGAGCTGGAGGCGCTGGAGCAGCGAGGCGGCCGCCCCGTGGACCTGCGCGCTCTGGGCTTCGCCCGACCCGGCAGGACCACCAAGGAGAAGGCCTTCTTCCTGGCCTTTGGCCGAAGCAAGAAGCGCGACCTCTTCTACAACGAGATCAGAGCGCGCTCGGGCCACGACAACAAAACCGTCTACGAATATCTCTTCACGCAGCGGCGGACGCGGCGAGCTCCCGCGGCGAGGGCGGCGAAGAAacctccgccgccgcctccgccgccgcagCACCAGGTGGTGAAGATGCAGACGAGGCCGCGGTGCCACCGGAGACGCCTCCACGTGAACTTCAAGGAGATGGGCTGGGACGACTGGATCATTGCGCCGCTGGAGTACGAGGCCTTCCACTGCGACGGCGTCTGCGACTTCCCCATCCGCTCGCACCTGGAGCCCACCAACCACGCCATCATACAGACCCTGATGAACTCCATGGACCCGGAGTCGACGCCGCCCACCTGCTGCGTGCCGACCCGACTCAGCCCCATCAGCATCCTCTACATCGACTCGGCCAACAACGTGGTCTACAAGCAGTACGAGGACATGGTGGTGGAGTCCTGTGGCTGCAGGTAG
- the LOC120815455 gene encoding nuclear factor 7, ovary-like, giving the protein MFSNKSALWTETHLSDVFEPTTFIRGVAKLCPSPGSPDQQGSTFFPFLHILKVSLSGNGNVRRRGRGSMTAVLSADLCCPVCHEVFRDPVVLSCSHSFCKVCLKSWWREKQAQCPVCRRRSSRSEPPLNLVLKNLCESFSVERASETLCSLHSEKLRLFCLDHLQPERVQQRPLLENHQLLSEALIDQANHLGNIWSEMKDMLSYTPVVLDPNNAHPNLLLSEDLTSVRRGERTKLPDNPERFEERWYVLGSDGFNSGTRSWDVEVGDSTVCLCFLGVSAESLWRKETFLSRLMGTLFDEGKYSAWSPPAPPTDLVLQKKPQRIRARLNNLI; this is encoded by the coding sequence ATGTTCAGCAATAAATCAGCACTTTGGACTGAGACACACCTCAGTGATGTATTTGAACCAACAACATTCATCAGAGGTGTGGCGAAGCTCTGcccctcacctggttctcctgaCCAACAAGGGAGCAcgttctttcctttcctccacatACTGAAGGTGAGTTTGAGTGGAAACGGTAATGTTCGTAGAAGAGGGAGGGGATCCATGACTGCTGTACTTTCTGCTGATCTCTGCTGTCCGGTCTGTCATGAAGTCTTCAGAGATCCTGTTGTTCTGTCATGTAGCCACAGCTTCTGTAAAGTCTGTCTgaagagctggtggagagagaaacAAGCTCAGTGTCCAGTTTGTAGGAGAAGATCTTCAAGATCAGAACCACCTTTAAACCTGGTGTTAAAGAACCTTTGTGAGTCCTTCTCAGTGGAGAGAGCTTCAGAGACTCTCTGCAGTCTTCACTCTGAGAAGCTCAGACTCTTCTGTCTGGACCATCTGCAGCCAGAACGAGTCCAGCAGCGCCCCTTGCTGGAGAATCACCAGCTGCTCTCAGAGGCTCTGATAGACCAGGCCAATCACCTGGGCAACATCTGGAGCGAGATGAAGGACATGCTCTCCTACACTCCTGTGGTTCTGGACCCAAACAACGCTCATCCAAACCTCCTTCTGTCTGAAGATCTGACCAGTGTGAGACGAGGAGAGAGAACGAAGCTTCCTGATAATCCAGAGAGGTTTGAGGAACGCTGGTATGTTCTGGGCTCTGATGGATTTAACTCAGGGACTCGCAGCTGGGATGTTGAAGTAGGAGACAGTACCGTCTGTCTCTGTTTTCTGGGTGTGTCAGCAGAGTCCTTATGGAGGAAGGAGACATTTCTGTCTAGATTAATGGGAACATTGTTCGATGAAGGTAAATACTCAGCATGgtcaccaccagctccacccaCTGATCTTGTTCTGCAGAAGAAGCCTCAGCGGATCAGAGCTCGTTTGAATAACTTAATATAA
- the sdc4 gene encoding syndecan-4, producing the protein MILLFFEVTIPKMTPALRVCLVLLLSASVLSESVRETETWMPMKTTQTVAMSTRHHSVESSGDGSDFGFTDGEEDKYEEEDDDDDDDNYTDPMDEEFSGSGDEDAPVRESEPSAQPEVHNKKVPEERPPVENDPRANEIPMPTEPVDTHPSNVLMAHAGDSIFNKTEVLAALIAGGGVGLMFAVLLIVLLIYRVKKKDEGSYDLGKKPIYKKAPTTEIYA; encoded by the exons ATGATACTGTTATTTTTCGAAGTCACGATACCTAAAATGACGCCCGCGCTGCGTGTTTGCCTCGTGCTCCTTCTGTCCGCCTCCGTCCTGTCAGAGTCG gtgagggagacagagacatggaTGCCCATGAAGACCACTCAGACGGTCGCCATGTCGACGCGCCACCACAGCGTGGAGTCCTCGGGGGACGGCTCCGACTTCGGCTTCACGGACGGCGAAGAGGATAAATacgaggaggaagacgacgatgacgatgatgacaACTACACTGACCCGATGGACGAGGAGTTCTCCGGTTCCGGGGACGAAG ACGCTCCTGTGAGGGAGTCGGAGCCGTCTGCTCAG CCCGAAGTCCACAACAAGAAGGTCCCGGAGGAGCGGCCGCCTGTGGAAAACGACCCGCGCGCCAACGAGATCCCGATGCCGACGGAGCCCGTCGACACACACCCGTCCAACGTCCTCATGGCCCACGCCGGAGACAGCATCTTCAACAAGACGGAGGTCCTCGCAG CTCTGATCGCAGGCGGCGGTGTCGGCCTGATGTTCGCCGTgctcctcatcgtcctcctcatcTACCGCGTGAAGAAGAAGGACGAGGGCAGCTACGACCTGGGGAAGAAGCCCATCTACAAGAAAGCCCCCACCACGGAGATCTACGCATAG
- the oser1 gene encoding oxidative stress-responsive serine-rich protein 1 — protein sequence MEAGGKDCEEDTLQTAFKKLRVDAESLPGAVSVSEALAPRATSRASLDAGGAKPKLCCPKDNWHGCMRKPSRGATRTQRRRRSKSPILHPPKFTYCSTAPPSALSTPGAGLKHQRLDEPPESCPPSDGRTAPGAAVTAQKELSPSGAVGHLSPLVFGSCGGYERRAAVPETALSRRDGDGSQSSEESDPEKSAGGGAESAEGAPAATRAAGAVDAADFRALSERHGSVSAEGRCPCAWKKSCGPQGEDETTGRGAELECRCGPLRRGWRGVEVYSFTGLRDVISECERSLPGGEDAHRTLGAASSSSPPSASSALSSGSPRSCSEQARAFVDDITIEDLSGYMEYYLYIPKKMSHMAEMMYT from the exons ATGGAGGCAGGAGGGAAGGACTGcgaggaggacacgctgcagacGGCGTTTAAGAAGCTGAGGGTCGACGCCGAGAG tTTACCCGGAGCTGTGAGTGTGTCGGAGGCGTTGGCGCCGAGAGCGACGTCGCGCGCTTCTCTCGATGCCGGCGGAGCGAAGCCCAAACTCTGCTGTCCGAAGGACAACTGGCACGG ctgCATGAGGAAACCGTCCAGAGGAGCAACCAGGACGCAGCGGCGCCGGCGGTCCAAGTCCCCCATCCTCCACCCTCCAAAGTTCACCTACTGCAGCACCGCGCCGCCCTCCGCCCTGTCCACCCCCGGCGCCGGCTTAAAGCACCAGCGCCTAGATGAGCCGCCGGAGTCCTGCCCCCCCAGCGACGGGAGGACGGCCCCTGGCGCCGCCGTCACGGCCCAAAAGGAGCTCTCGCCCTCTGGCGCCGTCGGCCACCTCTCCCCTCTGGTTTTCGGGTCTTGCGGCGGCTACGAGAGGCGCGCTGCGGTACCGGAGACGGCGTTGTCCAGGCGGGACGGAGACGGAAGCCAGTCGAGCGAGGAAAGCGACCCGGAGAAGAGCGCCGGGGGAGGAGCCGAGTCCGCAGAAGGAGCACCAGCAGCGACTCGGGCCGCCGGCGCCGTGGACGCTGCTGACTTCCGAGCGTTGTCCGAGCGCCACGGCAGCGTCTCAGCAGAGGGCCGCTGCCCGTGTGCCTGGAAGAAGAGCTGTGGTCCTCAGGGCGAGGACGAGACGACAGGACGGGGGGCGGAGCTCGAGTGCCGCTGTGGGCCCCTCCGTCGGGGCTGGCGGGGGGTGGAGGTGTACTCCTTCACGGGGCTCCGTGACGTCATATCCGAGTGCGAGAGGAGCCTGCCGGGCGGCGAGGACGCACACAGAACTCTtggcgccgcctcctcctcctcgccgccttcGGCATCCTCGGCGCTGTCGTCCGGCTCCCCTCGCTCGTGTTCCGAGCAGGCGAGGGCCTTCGTCGACGACATCACGATAGAGGACCTTTCCGGCTACATGGAGTATTACCTCTACATCCCCAAGAAGATGTCACACATGGCTGAGATGATGTACACTTAA